Within the Salvia hispanica cultivar TCC Black 2014 chromosome 4, UniMelb_Shisp_WGS_1.0, whole genome shotgun sequence genome, the region tctcttatttgaataaattgaaACGAGATTAATcgagtattaaattatgattaattttccACAAAAATGATGTgtctttgaaattttgaattgaaaacgaagtcaattttatatttaatgtaattcACACTTGACCGGCGCCGCTATTCTCAAACCGGAAATTGGAATGctgttttcttcaattttcccGCCAAACCACAGCCGCCACCGCGCCGCCGCTATTGTTCCCAAACTCCGCTTCTCTTCCACGGCAGCTCATCGCTGCGTCTCCTTACCCGAGGACGATCTCATCCAACCGCAGAGCATAGCACCCTCCTCCCCCTCGGATCCAAACCCCACCGCGCAACTTCTCTCCGATGGCAGGCACTCCGACGTGCTCTCCGTCCTCCGCCGCACCCCGCCCTCTCGCTACCTCGTCTTCTACTGGAACAACCTCATCAAGCGGAGCGTCTCCTTGCAAAACCACAGAGATGTCCTCCACCTGTTTGATGAAATGCGGCGCCTCCAATGGAAGCCCGACGGCCATACATATCCTTATGTTCTCAAATCGTGCGGGGACCTTGCCTCGCTGGCAGCGGGGATGTCTATCCACGCGCTCGCGTTTCACTCTGGTTTCACTAGTTGCAATGTGTTTGTGGATAACGCCGCGATTGCTATGTATGGCCGTTGTGGCGCGTTTGACAAAGCGCGCCAGCTGTTCGATGAAATGCTTGAGGGAGGCGTGTTCGATACAGTCTCGTGGAATTCGATTATATCTGTGTATGCACAGTTTGGCGACTGTAGGAATGCTTTGTGGATGTTTAAAGAGATGGTTTCGAGAGGTGATATAGCGTTGCGGGCGGATGCAGTTAGCTTGGTGAATATTTTGCCTGCTTGTGCTTCTCTTAGATCGCAGAGGAGAGGGGCGGAGGTTCATGCTTACTCTGTAAGGAGAGGTTTGATCGATGATGTCTTTGTGGGGAATGCTGTTATGGATATGTATGCAAAGTGTGGTCTAATAGATGATGCGAAGAATTTGTTCGACAGGATGGAGGTCAAGGATGTGGTGTCTTGGAACGCGCTGGTGACAGGGTACTCTCAGATTGGGAAATTTGAGGATGCTTTAGGATTGTTTGATAGAATGAGggagaaaaatattgaattgaatgtGGTGGCATGGAGTGCTGTGATTGCAGGATACGCACAGAGGGGTCTTGGTAATGAGGCTATTGATATATTCAAGCAGATGATTGTCTCAGGATCACAACCAAACGCGGTTACCCTTGTCTCAGTTTTATCGGGCTGTGCAGCGTCTGGTGCATCGAATCCGGGGAAAGAGACTCACTGTTATGCGATTAAGCAGGTATTAAATTTGGAGGGCAATGACTTGGGGGATGATATGATGGTCATCAATGGTTTGATTGACATGTATGCGAAATGCAAGAACTTGAAAGTGGCTCATGCCCTGTTTGATTCTATTGAGATGAAAAATAGGAGTGTGGTTACTTGGACGGCCTTGATTGGAGGGTATGCTCAACACGGGGAAGCAGGTGATGCCTTAGGGCTTTTTGCTGAAATGCTAAGTGAGGGATGCAGAATGATGCCAAATGGCTTCACTGTATCTTGTGCACTTGTAGCATGTGCTCGTGTGGGTGCACTGAGGCTTGGTCGGGAAATTCATGCCTATGCACTCCGCAATAGATATGGGGAGGCTATGATATTTATCTCGAATTGCCTAATAGATATGTATGTCAAATCT harbors:
- the LOC125219457 gene encoding pentatricopeptide repeat-containing protein At5g16860: MLFSSIFPPNHSRHRAAAIVPKLRFSSTAAHRCVSLPEDDLIQPQSIAPSSPSDPNPTAQLLSDGRHSDVLSVLRRTPPSRYLVFYWNNLIKRSVSLQNHRDVLHLFDEMRRLQWKPDGHTYPYVLKSCGDLASLAAGMSIHALAFHSGFTSCNVFVDNAAIAMYGRCGAFDKARQLFDEMLEGGVFDTVSWNSIISVYAQFGDCRNALWMFKEMVSRGDIALRADAVSLVNILPACASLRSQRRGAEVHAYSVRRGLIDDVFVGNAVMDMYAKCGLIDDAKNLFDRMEVKDVVSWNALVTGYSQIGKFEDALGLFDRMREKNIELNVVAWSAVIAGYAQRGLGNEAIDIFKQMIVSGSQPNAVTLVSVLSGCAASGASNPGKETHCYAIKQVLNLEGNDLGDDMMVINGLIDMYAKCKNLKVAHALFDSIEMKNRSVVTWTALIGGYAQHGEAGDALGLFAEMLSEGCRMMPNGFTVSCALVACARVGALRLGREIHAYALRNRYGEAMIFISNCLIDMYVKSGDVDAARAVFDNMSQKNAVSWTSMMTGYGMHGRGEEAVQVFERMRAVGLPIDGVTFVVLLYSCSHSGIVDQGISYFNHMKDFGVVPEAEHYACMVDLLGRAGRLDDAMKLIRDMPMQANPIVWVSLLSSCRLHGNVEIGEHAVNQLLELKFEVDGLYTLLSNIYASAKQWKDVARIRLLMKRAGIRKRPGCSWVQGRNGTATFYVGDKTHPMTKEIYDLLYDLIYRAKIMGYVPETSYALHDVDDEEKGDNLVEHSEKLALAYGILTTAPGMPIRIMKNLRVCGDCHTAISYISRIIEHEVILRDSSRFHHFKNGSCSCKGYW